A section of the Streptomyces sp. SLBN-118 genome encodes:
- a CDS encoding ROK family transcriptional regulator translates to MNRTINGANLPVLRSHNASLVLDLLRTAGELGISRMELADRTGLTPQAVSKITARLREAGLAAEAGRRASTGGRPGTALRLVPSAGHAVGLHLDRDEMTAILLDLSGTPVAVRTAPLDLGAGSEAVVERVAGEVEALDPAGRRVLGVGVAMPGPLDHATGVTHRVTGFPEWDGFPLRDALAARLGLAVVLDKDTNAAALALALRGAGESFAYLHLGTGLGAGLVLGGALYRGARTGAGEFGHQVIELDGPQCVCGKRGCIEALCLQAVGRGELDRAAGVLGIGAANLVELLDIDRVLLGGRVVVDDAGSFVPGVGQRVGIPVALAEGGAHVVAEGAAQLVLAPLFGRAEVELTAPKIG, encoded by the coding sequence ATGAACCGAACCATCAACGGAGCGAATCTGCCCGTGCTGCGCAGCCACAACGCGTCCCTGGTGCTCGACCTGCTGCGTACGGCCGGTGAGCTAGGCATCAGCCGGATGGAGCTGGCCGACCGCACCGGGCTGACACCGCAGGCGGTCAGCAAGATCACCGCGCGGCTGCGGGAGGCGGGCCTGGCGGCGGAGGCGGGCCGACGGGCGTCCACCGGCGGCAGACCCGGCACGGCGCTTCGTCTGGTTCCTTCGGCCGGGCACGCGGTGGGCCTGCACCTGGATCGCGACGAAATGACGGCGATCCTGCTGGACCTGTCAGGCACGCCGGTCGCGGTGCGCACCGCTCCTCTCGACCTCGGCGCGGGTTCGGAAGCGGTGGTGGAGCGGGTGGCGGGCGAGGTGGAGGCGCTGGACCCGGCGGGCAGGCGCGTCCTCGGAGTGGGCGTCGCCATGCCCGGGCCCCTCGATCACGCCACCGGCGTCACCCACCGGGTCACCGGGTTTCCCGAGTGGGACGGGTTTCCGCTGCGGGACGCGCTGGCCGCGCGGCTCGGGCTGGCCGTCGTACTCGACAAGGACACCAACGCGGCCGCCCTCGCCCTCGCCCTCCGTGGAGCGGGGGAGTCGTTCGCGTATCTCCACCTCGGTACCGGGCTCGGTGCCGGGCTCGTCCTCGGTGGGGCGCTCTACCGGGGGGCCCGCACCGGTGCGGGGGAGTTCGGGCATCAGGTCATCGAGCTGGACGGGCCCCAGTGCGTGTGCGGTAAGCGTGGGTGCATCGAGGCGCTCTGTCTCCAGGCCGTCGGGCGCGGTGAACTCGACCGTGCCGCCGGTGTTCTCGGTATCGGCGCCGCGAATCTCGTCGAGCTGCTCGACATCGACCGCGTGCTGCTCGGTGGCCGGGTCGTCGTCGACGACGCCGGGTCGTTCGTACCGGGGGTCGGGCAGCGTGTCGGCATCCCGGTGGCCCTCGCCGAAGGCGGCGCGCACGTCGTCGCCGAAGGCGCCGCGCAGCTAGTCCTCGCTCCCCTCTTCGGGCGGGCCGAGGTCGAACTCACCGCACCGAAAATAGGCTGA
- a CDS encoding Gfo/Idh/MocA family oxidoreductase: MTGTGTRTPLRVGLVGYGLAGSVFHAPLIAATEGLTLDTIVTSNPERQQQARAEFPDVRLADSAYELGDRTDDLDLIVIASPNKTHVPIATAALKAGLPVVVDKPVAGTAAEARELAALAEECGLLLSVFQNRRWDNDFLTLQQLIAAGELGDVQRFESRFERWRPGLKGGWRESGDPMEFGGLLYDLGSHLVDQALTLFGPATRVYAEADVRRHGAETDDDTFIALTHTSGVRSHLYMSATTAQLGPRFRVLGSKAGYVKYGLDPQEAALRDGLRPTGDMDAWGVEPKSLWGRVGVGEGPFQVEASGEESPLTDGSRAVETAPGDYPAYYAAIAAALRDGTPPPVTTQEAAAALDVLEAAHHSAREGITVEVPA; this comes from the coding sequence ATGACCGGTACCGGCACCCGCACCCCGCTTCGCGTCGGACTCGTGGGCTACGGCCTGGCAGGGTCCGTCTTCCACGCCCCGCTGATCGCGGCCACCGAGGGCCTCACGCTCGACACGATCGTCACCTCGAACCCGGAACGGCAGCAGCAGGCCCGCGCCGAGTTCCCCGATGTGCGCCTCGCGGACTCGGCCTACGAGCTGGGGGACCGCACGGACGATCTCGACCTGATCGTGATCGCCTCCCCCAACAAGACGCACGTCCCGATCGCCACCGCCGCCCTCAAGGCCGGTCTCCCGGTCGTCGTCGACAAGCCGGTCGCCGGCACGGCCGCCGAGGCGCGTGAGCTCGCCGCCCTCGCCGAGGAGTGCGGCCTGCTGCTCTCCGTCTTCCAGAACCGCCGCTGGGACAACGACTTCCTGACCCTGCAGCAGCTGATCGCGGCCGGCGAGCTCGGCGACGTACAGCGCTTCGAGTCCCGTTTCGAGCGCTGGCGGCCCGGACTCAAGGGCGGCTGGCGCGAGTCGGGCGACCCGATGGAGTTCGGCGGCCTGCTCTACGACCTGGGCAGTCATCTCGTCGACCAGGCGCTGACCCTGTTCGGCCCGGCCACCCGGGTGTACGCCGAGGCGGACGTACGACGCCACGGCGCCGAGACCGACGACGACACCTTCATCGCGCTCACGCACACGAGCGGCGTCCGCTCGCACCTGTACATGAGCGCCACGACCGCACAGCTCGGTCCCCGCTTCCGGGTCCTCGGCTCGAAGGCCGGATACGTGAAGTACGGCCTCGACCCGCAGGAGGCCGCCCTGCGCGACGGCCTCCGCCCCACCGGCGACATGGACGCATGGGGCGTCGAGCCCAAGTCCCTGTGGGGCCGGGTCGGCGTCGGTGAAGGCCCGTTCCAGGTCGAAGCCTCTGGGGAAGAATCCCCCCTGACCGACGGCAGCCGCGCCGTCGAGACGGCACCGGGCGACTACCCGGCGTACTACGCGGCGATCGCCGCCGCCCTGCGCGACGGCACACCGCCGCCGGTCACCACCCAGGAGGCCGCGGCCGCGCTGGACGTCCTGGAAGCCGCCCACCACTCCGCCCGTGAAGGCATCACCGTGGAGGTACCGGCATGA
- a CDS encoding heme-degrading domain-containing protein, with protein sequence MTAPLPAPLTVEEIEAQERKLTMRRFTHDDAWALGSLLVEMAHLREAPVSIDIRRGTQQLFHCALAGSSADNDAWIDRKRRVVERYGESSFLVGARHRAKGTTFEDASRLDPNLYAAHGGSFPITVEGTGVVGTITVSGLPQAEDHAMVVEALERFISAHRGSH encoded by the coding sequence ATGACCGCTCCCCTCCCCGCCCCGCTCACCGTCGAGGAGATCGAGGCCCAGGAACGCAAGCTGACGATGCGCCGCTTCACCCACGACGACGCCTGGGCGCTCGGCAGCCTGCTGGTCGAAATGGCGCACCTGCGCGAGGCCCCGGTCTCCATCGACATCCGCCGCGGGACGCAGCAGCTCTTCCACTGCGCGCTGGCGGGATCGAGCGCCGACAACGACGCGTGGATCGACCGCAAGCGCAGGGTCGTCGAGCGCTACGGCGAGAGCTCGTTCCTTGTCGGTGCCCGCCACCGCGCGAAGGGCACCACCTTCGAGGACGCCTCGCGCCTCGACCCGAACCTGTACGCGGCGCACGGCGGCTCGTTCCCGATCACCGTCGAGGGCACGGGCGTCGTCGGCACGATCACGGTCTCGGGCCTGCCCCAGGCCGAGGACCACGCCATGGTGGTCGAGGCGCTGGAGCGCTTCATCTCCGCCCACCGAGGCAGCCACTGA
- a CDS encoding fumarylacetoacetate hydrolase family protein — translation MKLLRVGAAGAERPALLDQDGTTLRDLTGLVTDIDGELLADASALARIRAAADAGELPVLEAVGLRIGAPVARVGKVVCIGLNYHDHAAETGADAPAEPVVFFKAADTVIGPHDTVLVPRRSRKTDWEVELAVVIGSTARYIEDDEDPLSYVAGYAVAHDVSEREFQIERGGTWDKGKNCETFNPLGPWLVTADEIPDPQALSLKLWVNGELKQNGSTADQIFPVAEVVRYVSQFMTLYPGDVINTGTPAGVALGQPEPKPYLRAGDVVELEIDGLGRQRQELKDA, via the coding sequence ATGAAGCTGCTGCGTGTCGGCGCTGCGGGCGCCGAGCGACCGGCCCTGCTCGACCAGGACGGTACGACCCTGCGGGACCTGACCGGCCTTGTCACGGACATCGACGGGGAACTGCTCGCCGACGCCTCCGCCCTCGCCCGGATACGGGCCGCGGCGGACGCGGGCGAGCTGCCCGTGCTCGAGGCGGTGGGCCTGCGGATCGGTGCGCCGGTCGCCCGTGTCGGCAAGGTGGTGTGCATCGGGCTGAACTACCACGACCACGCCGCCGAGACCGGCGCGGACGCCCCGGCCGAGCCGGTCGTCTTCTTCAAGGCCGCCGACACGGTCATCGGGCCTCACGACACCGTGCTGGTGCCGCGCCGCAGCCGCAAGACCGACTGGGAGGTCGAGCTCGCGGTGGTGATCGGGAGTACGGCCCGCTACATCGAGGACGACGAGGACCCGCTGTCGTACGTCGCCGGGTACGCGGTCGCGCACGACGTCTCGGAGCGCGAGTTCCAGATCGAGCGCGGCGGCACCTGGGACAAGGGCAAGAACTGCGAGACGTTCAACCCGCTGGGTCCCTGGCTGGTGACGGCGGACGAGATCCCCGACCCGCAGGCGCTGAGCCTGAAGCTGTGGGTCAACGGCGAGCTCAAGCAGAACGGCTCCACCGCGGACCAGATCTTCCCGGTGGCCGAGGTCGTGCGCTACGTCAGCCAGTTCATGACCCTCTACCCCGGCGACGTCATCAATACGGGCACGCCGGCGGGCGTGGCGCTGGGGCAGCCGGAGCCGAAGCCCTACCTGCGGGCGGGCGACGTGGTGGAGCTGGAGATCGACGGGCTCGGGCGGCAGCGCCAGGAGCTCAAGGACGCGTAG
- a CDS encoding YidC/Oxa1 family membrane protein insertase, with translation MSVFASLVAHLADLLQPLFHASATAAAIILFTALVRLAVHPLSRAAARGQKAKARLSPQIAELRTKHAKNPDRMQKALTELYAEEKVSPLSGCLPSLLQLPAFFLMYHLFSSSRIGGEANGLLSHTLFAAPLGGRWSDALAHGGVFGGAGAVYVVLFAIVAAVATYNYLRTKRQLAAAPVPQEGMPGMGAMTRIMPLMSFFTLLTVAWVPLAAALYVVTSTTWTAVERAFLYRDMPVAGALATAG, from the coding sequence ATGTCCGTTTTCGCCAGCCTGGTCGCACACCTCGCGGACCTGCTCCAGCCGCTGTTCCACGCGTCTGCCACCGCAGCCGCGATCATCCTGTTCACCGCGCTCGTACGCCTCGCCGTCCATCCCCTCTCACGGGCGGCCGCTCGCGGCCAGAAGGCCAAGGCCAGGCTCTCGCCGCAGATCGCCGAGCTGCGCACGAAGCACGCCAAGAACCCGGACCGTATGCAGAAGGCGCTCACGGAGCTGTACGCCGAGGAGAAGGTCTCGCCCCTCTCCGGCTGTCTGCCCAGCCTGCTGCAGCTGCCCGCCTTCTTTCTCATGTACCACCTGTTCTCCAGCTCGCGGATCGGCGGCGAGGCGAACGGCCTTCTCTCGCACACCCTCTTCGCCGCGCCCCTCGGGGGCCGCTGGTCCGACGCCCTCGCGCACGGCGGGGTCTTCGGCGGGGCCGGGGCGGTGTACGTCGTGCTCTTCGCGATCGTCGCCGCCGTGGCGACGTACAACTACCTGCGTACGAAGCGGCAGCTGGCGGCTGCGCCGGTGCCCCAGGAAGGCATGCCGGGCATGGGCGCGATGACCAGGATCATGCCGCTGATGTCCTTCTTCACGCTGCTCACCGTGGCGTGGGTGCCGCTGGCCGCCGCGCTCTACGTCGTCACAAGCACCACCTGGACCGCCGTCGAGCGGGCGTTCCTCTACCGGGACATGCCGGTCGCGGGCGCGCTGGCTACTGCCGGGTAA
- a CDS encoding DUF6412 domain-containing protein, with product MEQRRAMQSLRPVALLFLLLVEVLLIDGGSLTAAVALAATATAAAGSALVVCAVISARCAPVVPRTRVRTAIRDREQRTAFLPQRDPDAKGRTRPRAPGRALLTAA from the coding sequence ATGGAACAGCGTCGAGCGATGCAGTCCCTCCGGCCCGTCGCGCTCCTGTTTCTCCTCCTCGTCGAGGTCCTCCTCATCGACGGCGGCAGCCTCACCGCCGCGGTCGCGCTCGCCGCGACCGCCACCGCCGCCGCCGGTTCCGCGCTCGTCGTCTGCGCGGTCATCAGCGCGCGCTGTGCTCCCGTCGTGCCCCGCACCCGGGTCCGCACCGCCATCCGCGACCGTGAGCAGCGCACCGCCTTCCTGCCTCAGCGCGATCCCGACGCGAAGGGGCGGACCAGGCCCCGAGCGCCCGGCCGTGCCCTCCTGACGGCCGCGTAG
- a CDS encoding class E sortase, translating to MRERLAVVVQGRGSRRRAAFAHGLWAGAEVAVTLGIVVLLLVVHQLWWTNRQARVGAEHKVRALEQEWGTPPGEEQDISGGSGETLPGAAVPGEPESPGPEPGPPSRPKPRWDQAYAVLRIPRLGVVAPVAQGIAKRGVLDKGYVGHYPGTAQPGEAGNFAVAGHRNTHGEPFRHINRLREGDQVQVETREGVYLYVVDRGIAQTSPRDTGVIARIPRSIVKPSAGYSEPGYYLTLTTCTPEFTSTYRLVVWGKLKAMRPRRS from the coding sequence GTGCGAGAGCGGTTGGCGGTCGTCGTTCAGGGGCGCGGCTCGCGGAGGCGGGCCGCGTTCGCTCATGGGCTGTGGGCGGGCGCCGAGGTCGCCGTCACCCTCGGGATCGTCGTGCTGCTGCTCGTCGTGCACCAATTGTGGTGGACCAACCGGCAGGCCCGCGTCGGCGCCGAGCACAAGGTCCGGGCCCTGGAACAGGAGTGGGGCACACCACCGGGTGAGGAACAGGACATCTCTGGAGGAAGCGGGGAGACCCTTCCCGGAGCTGCGGTGCCGGGCGAGCCCGAAAGTCCCGGCCCGGAACCGGGTCCGCCCAGCCGGCCGAAACCCCGCTGGGACCAGGCTTACGCCGTCCTCCGCATCCCGCGCCTCGGCGTCGTCGCTCCCGTCGCCCAGGGCATCGCCAAGAGGGGAGTCCTCGACAAGGGATACGTCGGGCACTACCCGGGGACCGCCCAGCCCGGCGAGGCCGGGAACTTCGCCGTCGCCGGGCATCGCAACACCCACGGCGAGCCCTTCCGCCACATCAACCGGCTCCGGGAAGGTGACCAGGTCCAGGTCGAGACGCGGGAGGGGGTGTATCTGTACGTCGTCGACAGAGGCATCGCGCAGACCTCCCCCCGCGACACGGGAGTGATCGCCCGCATCCCGCGCAGCATCGTGAAGCCCTCCGCCGGATACAGCGAGCCCGGCTACTACCTCACCCTCACCACCTGCACGCCCGAGTTCACCTCCACCTACCGGCTCGTCGTCTGGGGAAAGCTGAAGGCCATGCGGCCCCGCCGGAGCTAG
- a CDS encoding SEC-C domain-containing protein gives MRPDTPADHIAEAERLLRTAAQYPEDDEQLLLQAAAHLELAGDRERASTLYDRLLTTDPDHTLLIKALQAANLWEYGHEAEARALINGIRTAAPADAAPWEIIAETLESHDELEASHDCFTTALDLLLPADDDEVPYATQSLLAGRHRVRRLLGLPHDGRDALADRVHPGDISLDELHDPKRLWALGSDNPAELQAEIARLRSELGSYRSALSRPFPVAVLHWPEPELDELLAAYPELEREYPTHEAHLTDLEASLRDLSSTGTENLGIVTGTVPSYEAFAASEQSSPSNADLLPQYATTLAARGRAAAWPPARGAACWCGSGAAYRDCHGRPTHV, from the coding sequence ATGCGCCCCGACACGCCTGCCGACCACATCGCCGAAGCCGAGCGCCTGCTGCGTACCGCGGCACAGTACCCCGAGGACGACGAGCAACTGCTCCTCCAAGCCGCCGCCCACCTTGAACTGGCGGGCGACCGCGAACGTGCCTCCACTCTCTACGACCGCCTCCTCACGACGGACCCCGACCACACCCTGCTGATCAAGGCCCTCCAGGCGGCGAACCTGTGGGAGTACGGCCACGAGGCAGAGGCACGCGCCCTGATCAACGGCATCCGCACGGCGGCCCCGGCGGACGCGGCACCCTGGGAGATCATCGCGGAGACCCTGGAGTCCCACGACGAGCTCGAGGCGTCCCACGACTGCTTCACCACGGCCCTGGACCTGCTGCTCCCCGCGGACGACGACGAGGTCCCCTACGCCACCCAGTCCCTCCTCGCCGGCCGCCACCGCGTCCGCCGCCTCCTGGGCCTCCCCCACGACGGCCGCGACGCCCTGGCGGACCGGGTCCACCCGGGAGACATCTCCCTGGACGAACTCCACGACCCGAAGCGCCTGTGGGCCCTGGGCTCCGACAACCCGGCCGAACTCCAGGCAGAAATCGCCCGCCTCCGCTCCGAACTCGGCTCCTACCGCTCGGCGTTGTCCCGCCCCTTCCCGGTGGCGGTCCTCCACTGGCCGGAGCCCGAACTGGACGAACTGCTCGCGGCGTACCCCGAGTTGGAACGCGAATACCCGACCCACGAGGCCCACCTGACGGACCTGGAGGCGTCCTTGCGGGACCTGTCGTCCACGGGTACGGAAAACCTGGGCATCGTGACGGGCACGGTCCCGTCGTACGAGGCCTTCGCAGCCTCGGAACAGTCATCCCCGTCGAACGCGGACCTGCTCCCGCAGTACGCGACGACACTGGCGGCAAGGGGCCGTGCGGCGGCGTGGCCTCCGGCGAGGGGGGCGGCGTGCTGGTGCGGGTCGGGGGCGGCTTACAGGGATTGTCACGGGCGGCCAACTCACGTGTGA
- a CDS encoding restriction endonuclease encodes MLDIPVEQQLRRSEIHDTYGGNRQQGITPATKADGELMLFSSLKARRLYGYFDDWGADGHYHYTGEGTVGDQEMTGGNRNILRHRKEGRPLHVFRPVKSGVVQHIGEFAIADDNPWYRTDRPDKNGEMRSVITFRLAPVSATPAHACQIAPHHTETTVEDVEVERRKTERSSVGAQQSREAERRESLLVTRYLVHLRQRGLRATSKRITLGDERTVLRTDLYIAQHDFLIEAKGTVSREAIRMGIGQLFDYQRYIQPRPALGLLLPHRPHKEMLDLCAALSITSIWAEGDSFNRTTSLTGGEMGEQGVDDN; translated from the coding sequence ATGCTCGACATTCCAGTCGAACAGCAGTTGCGCCGTAGTGAAATACATGACACCTACGGTGGGAATCGGCAGCAGGGGATTACGCCAGCCACGAAAGCCGACGGCGAGTTGATGCTCTTCAGCAGCCTCAAAGCTCGGCGACTCTACGGCTATTTCGATGACTGGGGAGCCGACGGCCACTACCACTACACGGGCGAAGGCACCGTCGGCGATCAGGAAATGACTGGCGGGAACCGCAACATCCTTCGCCATCGGAAAGAGGGTCGCCCCCTACATGTATTCCGCCCAGTAAAGTCAGGCGTTGTGCAACACATCGGCGAGTTTGCCATCGCAGACGACAACCCTTGGTACCGAACGGACCGCCCCGACAAGAACGGCGAGATGCGGAGCGTCATTACGTTCCGCCTCGCGCCGGTCTCTGCCACCCCCGCTCACGCATGTCAGATAGCGCCTCACCACACAGAAACCACGGTGGAGGACGTAGAGGTGGAGCGGCGGAAGACTGAGCGCTCAAGTGTCGGCGCTCAGCAATCCAGGGAAGCGGAACGGCGCGAGTCGCTCCTAGTTACTCGTTACCTCGTTCACCTTAGGCAGCGTGGCCTGAGAGCCACCAGCAAGAGGATCACACTCGGCGACGAGCGGACAGTCCTGCGCACAGACCTGTACATAGCTCAACACGACTTCCTCATAGAAGCCAAGGGGACGGTCAGCCGAGAGGCTATACGCATGGGCATAGGGCAACTATTCGACTATCAGCGCTACATCCAACCGCGCCCAGCACTCGGCCTCCTGCTGCCCCATCGACCTCACAAAGAAATGCTCGACCTCTGCGCCGCACTCTCAATTACCAGCATTTGGGCGGAGGGCGACTCCTTCAACCGCACGACGAGCCTGACTGGGGGCGAGATGGGCGAACAGGGAGTAGACGACAATTAG
- a CDS encoding ATP-binding protein has translation MSACRYEVTRKSWVLPFLAEPEEVAGLRRVMRLHLNHWGLRGAVEAAQLCVSELVANVITHVGAGTPTTLAVSMKGTYLRLEVQDPDAQALPMLVSALPAEEAGRGLSLVDTVADRWGVILTGSGKTTWVELATELSAANGHVNDPRVSKAEAVLALYGDSEPLRRQSASPLSLAVAEDVSVHLIADLLHWHRAHGRDPDEALDRAQTHFEAELG, from the coding sequence ATGAGTGCATGCCGTTACGAAGTCACAAGGAAGAGCTGGGTGTTGCCCTTCCTGGCCGAACCCGAGGAAGTTGCGGGCCTCCGCCGAGTCATGCGCCTGCACTTGAACCACTGGGGGCTCAGAGGTGCGGTCGAGGCTGCCCAGCTCTGTGTGAGTGAGCTCGTCGCCAACGTCATCACGCACGTTGGAGCAGGAACACCAACGACACTTGCGGTCTCGATGAAAGGCACATATCTCCGCCTCGAAGTGCAAGACCCTGACGCTCAGGCGCTTCCAATGCTGGTCTCAGCGCTCCCGGCCGAAGAAGCTGGCAGAGGGCTGTCGCTCGTCGACACGGTGGCCGACCGCTGGGGCGTCATCCTCACTGGATCAGGCAAGACAACCTGGGTTGAGCTAGCCACGGAACTGTCGGCGGCTAATGGGCACGTCAATGATCCGCGCGTCTCGAAGGCTGAGGCTGTGTTAGCGCTCTACGGGGACAGCGAGCCGCTGCGCAGGCAAAGCGCCTCACCACTCAGCCTCGCCGTCGCCGAAGATGTCTCGGTGCATCTGATCGCCGACCTTCTTCACTGGCATCGCGCCCACGGCCGCGATCCGGACGAGGCTCTGGATCGGGCCCAGACGCACTTTGAGGCGGAGTTGGGCTAA
- a CDS encoding helix-turn-helix transcriptional regulator, with product MAVGPTTRRRQLGADLRRLRERKGLTLEEAGALVGVSKATLSRYEKKEGAVKWPAVDALCREYGASDQERETLVELAKGAKIQGWWRSLADPIPESMNLMLTLEDEVVREDHYACMYVPGLLQTRAYAEAVHRASEMRCTDQEIAHMVDIRMKRQELLDREEPPHIWAVIDEAVIRRMVGGREVMREQLRHLLARAEEPQVTVQILPFTAGAHAAAVGSFVILGGPTPELDVVYVDIIGGGLFMEKPQELERYKLAFEYLRAQALDIGASAALLNRVCKEL from the coding sequence ATGGCAGTTGGACCAACCACCCGCAGGCGCCAACTTGGCGCCGATCTACGCCGCCTGCGCGAGCGCAAAGGCCTCACGCTGGAGGAAGCAGGAGCGTTGGTTGGCGTCTCCAAGGCCACCTTGAGTCGCTACGAGAAGAAGGAAGGCGCGGTCAAGTGGCCTGCCGTCGACGCGCTCTGCCGCGAGTACGGGGCGTCGGACCAGGAGCGCGAGACACTTGTCGAATTGGCTAAGGGCGCCAAGATCCAGGGCTGGTGGCGATCGCTCGCTGACCCGATCCCCGAGTCGATGAACCTGATGCTGACGCTTGAAGACGAGGTGGTACGCGAGGATCACTACGCCTGCATGTACGTACCCGGTCTGCTCCAGACCCGCGCCTACGCAGAGGCAGTGCACCGTGCATCCGAGATGAGGTGTACGGATCAAGAGATCGCGCACATGGTCGACATCCGTATGAAGCGGCAGGAGCTCCTAGATCGAGAGGAGCCGCCGCACATCTGGGCCGTGATCGACGAGGCCGTCATCCGGCGCATGGTCGGCGGCCGTGAGGTCATGCGAGAGCAGCTGCGCCACCTCTTGGCGCGGGCGGAGGAGCCCCAAGTGACCGTACAGATACTGCCGTTCACCGCCGGAGCTCATGCCGCCGCAGTTGGCAGCTTCGTCATCCTGGGTGGACCGACCCCGGAACTCGACGTCGTGTACGTGGACATCATCGGCGGTGGCCTGTTCATGGAGAAGCCGCAGGAACTGGAGCGCTATAAGTTGGCGTTCGAATACCTGCGCGCGCAGGCGCTGGACATTGGCGCGTCAGCCGCGCTCTTGAATCGGGTCTGCAAGGAGCTGTGA
- a CDS encoding DUF397 domain-containing protein produces MDQEHVRWIKSSYSGGSGTECVEVAASGTDVAVRDSKVPQGARLGLGSAAWTQFVAALRQEKLK; encoded by the coding sequence ATGGACCAGGAACACGTCCGCTGGATCAAGTCTTCGTACAGCGGAGGGAGCGGCACCGAGTGCGTCGAGGTCGCTGCATCGGGCACGGACGTGGCTGTGCGGGACTCCAAGGTTCCTCAGGGCGCGCGGCTAGGTCTCGGGTCCGCCGCCTGGACACAGTTCGTCGCCGCCCTGCGGCAGGAGAAGCTCAAGTAG
- a CDS encoding GNAT family N-acetyltransferase: MNPVIDVLAASEIDHLEGLWGQLLAHHSKKAPHLAELGALRSPAESWRLRREQYIEWLREPRTTVLVARDGDRLLGYAVVRVLDAPGSWQWGDQVGVLETLVVDDDARGTGVGQALVGAARERLAELKVQVMKISVIAGNEDAVRFYQREGAVDFVRTLVMPVSG, from the coding sequence GTGAATCCTGTGATCGATGTACTGGCTGCTTCCGAGATCGACCATCTGGAAGGGCTGTGGGGGCAGTTGCTGGCCCACCACAGTAAGAAAGCCCCGCACCTGGCTGAGCTGGGTGCGTTGCGCTCTCCCGCGGAGTCCTGGCGCCTCCGGCGTGAGCAGTACATTGAATGGCTGCGGGAGCCACGCACCACCGTGCTGGTCGCGCGGGACGGGGATCGCCTGCTCGGTTACGCGGTTGTACGTGTCCTCGACGCCCCCGGATCCTGGCAGTGGGGTGATCAGGTCGGCGTACTGGAAACGCTGGTGGTGGATGACGACGCGCGCGGCACCGGAGTCGGGCAGGCCCTTGTGGGGGCCGCACGCGAGCGTCTGGCCGAGTTGAAGGTCCAGGTCATGAAGATCTCGGTCATCGCGGGCAACGAGGACGCGGTGCGCTTCTACCAGCGGGAGGGGGCTGTCGACTTCGTCCGGACGCTGGTCATGCCGGTGTCGGGGTGA